In one Candidatus Methylomirabilota bacterium genomic region, the following are encoded:
- a CDS encoding alcohol dehydrogenase catalytic domain-containing protein, translated as MQAAVLHGPRDVRVEPRALPPPGPGEAVVRVFASGLCGTDYRIWNGDRAVGYPRVMGHEFIGEIVAVGPDVTNIRPGQKVAVEPNYSCGHCALCREGNRNLCLSRTAIGIDVDGGFAGQARLPARCCWPAPAEISDDQLLLAEPLAVVVRAVGRGETRSGETAAVLGMGALGLLAIQVLKSRGLKVLAVGRTDRRERLARELGADEFTTTSSGRAPEVARGFSGREGVDVLIETAGTGAAVEQALELVHPGGRLVLTGLPHEPSTVSFFGVVRRELTIIGSMIYQQEFPEAVRLLSTGVVKVDRLVTHRFPLDRIQEAFAAHRSPESIKVTVVI; from the coding sequence ATGCAAGCCGCCGTCCTCCACGGACCCAGGGACGTGCGTGTCGAACCGCGCGCCCTGCCGCCGCCCGGTCCCGGCGAGGCCGTGGTGCGGGTGTTCGCCTCGGGCCTGTGCGGCACCGACTATCGGATCTGGAACGGCGATCGTGCCGTCGGCTATCCGCGCGTCATGGGCCACGAGTTCATCGGCGAGATCGTGGCCGTCGGCCCCGACGTCACCAACATCCGGCCCGGGCAGAAGGTCGCCGTCGAGCCCAATTACTCCTGCGGCCACTGCGCGCTCTGTCGCGAAGGCAACAGGAATCTCTGCCTCTCGCGCACCGCCATCGGCATCGACGTGGACGGCGGCTTCGCGGGGCAGGCGCGGCTGCCCGCGCGCTGCTGCTGGCCCGCCCCGGCCGAGATCAGCGACGATCAGCTCCTGCTGGCCGAGCCGCTGGCCGTGGTCGTCCGTGCGGTGGGACGGGGCGAGACCCGGAGCGGGGAGACGGCGGCCGTGCTCGGGATGGGAGCGCTCGGGCTTCTCGCTATTCAGGTGCTGAAGTCCAGGGGGCTCAAGGTGCTCGCGGTCGGACGCACCGATCGGCGGGAGCGTCTCGCGCGTGAGCTGGGCGCCGACGAGTTCACGACCACGAGCTCGGGCCGCGCTCCCGAGGTCGCGCGGGGATTTTCTGGCCGCGAGGGGGTGGATGTGCTGATCGAGACGGCCGGTACGGGGGCGGCCGTCGAGCAGGCGCTCGAGCTCGTGCATCCCGGGGGCCGGCTCGTCCTCACCGGGCTCCCTCACGAGCCGTCGACGGTGAGCTTCTTCGGCGTCGTGCGCCGCGAGCTCACGATCATCGGGTCCATGATCTACCAGCAAGAGTTCCCGGAGGCCGTCCGACTCCTGTCCACGGGCGTGGTCAAGGTGGACCGGCTCGTCACGCACCGCTTCCCCCTCGATCGAATCCAGGAGGCCTTTGCCGCGCATCGCTCGCCCGAGTCCATCAAGGTCACCGTCGTCATCTGA
- a CDS encoding SDR family NAD(P)-dependent oxidoreductase encodes MALEALRLDGKAAIVTGASRGLGRAMALALAEAGADVALAARAEAELAETARGVERLGRKALILPTDVTAYDQVEALVESAAQGLGRLDILVNNSGIAGVRPFAEMAPEEFRRTIEVNLVGVFNGCRAAAARLIAQKSGKIINLASVLGVAGLSGYAAYSASKGGVIALTKALAVEWARFNIQVNAVAPGWFVTDMNSEAFADSKVRERLLRDVPLRRTGRVEEIGPLVIYLASPASDYMTGQTIFLDGGHTAG; translated from the coding sequence ATGGCCCTCGAGGCCCTCCGGCTCGACGGCAAGGCGGCCATTGTCACGGGGGCGAGCCGCGGCCTCGGCCGTGCCATGGCCCTCGCCCTCGCCGAGGCGGGCGCTGATGTCGCCCTCGCCGCGCGCGCGGAGGCGGAGCTGGCCGAGACCGCGCGCGGAGTCGAGCGGCTCGGCCGGAAGGCCTTGATCCTGCCCACCGACGTGACGGCCTATGATCAGGTCGAGGCTCTCGTGGAAAGCGCGGCCCAGGGCCTCGGACGTCTCGACATCCTCGTCAACAACTCGGGCATCGCCGGCGTCCGGCCCTTTGCCGAGATGGCGCCCGAGGAGTTCCGGCGCACCATCGAGGTCAACCTCGTCGGCGTTTTCAATGGCTGTCGGGCGGCGGCGGCCCGGCTCATCGCTCAGAAGTCGGGCAAGATCATCAACCTCGCCTCCGTCCTCGGAGTGGCGGGACTGTCCGGCTACGCCGCCTACTCCGCCTCGAAGGGCGGAGTCATCGCGCTCACGAAAGCCCTGGCCGTGGAGTGGGCGCGCTTCAATATCCAGGTCAATGCCGTGGCGCCCGGCTGGTTCGTCACCGATATGAACAGCGAGGCGTTTGCCGATTCCAAAGTGCGCGAGAGACTGCTCCGGGACGTACCCCTCAGACGGACCGGGAGAGTCGAGGAGATCGGTCCGCTCGTCATCTATCTCGCCTCGCCCGCCTCCGACTACATGACCGGCCAGACCATATTTCTCGACGGCGGCCACACCGCGGGTTGA